Proteins encoded within one genomic window of Phototrophicus methaneseepsis:
- a CDS encoding collagen-like triple helix repeat-containing protein, whose protein sequence is MGRSHRRFVSIIAIGILLTFGSALAQIQRCADIVQKAFASVDQFCEQTSRNEACYGNISMEVEPQPTVTDFNFSQTGDIESVGEILSMHLDGMDELKGVWGLALMRVQASLPDSLPGQNATIILFGDVEIEQHAEITENPMQAFYLQTGLGHPRCSEVPQHGLLIQTPEGAREVAFNINGLDIVLGSTVLFQASVEEGMTITPIEGSAVVEMDGKQYPVVAGTQIHIPLNENLEATGTPSLPASYTEEAVNALPIQLLEREIETAPPMPESALQKTLDYLLRGEAPCGTDGLADCDSMLPVVDRIADVATGILWNVVYDPVLNAVVPLSNTLDPVTGAVSDTLEPVADAVSDTLEPVTDAVGDTVSGVTEALPVEETLDNVTEVIEPVTDAIEPVTEAVGDTVEQVTEPITEPVQEVLEPIGDAIAPVGDALEPVGDVVDPIGDALAPVGEALEPVKQITEPVTNVVEPITDVACKPLGGLLNLVITCDED, encoded by the coding sequence ATGGGCCGATCACACAGACGATTCGTTAGTATCATAGCCATTGGTATTCTCCTCACCTTTGGCAGCGCCCTTGCGCAAATCCAACGCTGCGCCGATATTGTCCAAAAAGCATTTGCCTCCGTCGATCAATTTTGTGAACAAACAAGCCGTAATGAAGCCTGCTACGGCAATATTTCCATGGAAGTAGAGCCTCAGCCGACGGTGACTGATTTTAACTTCTCGCAAACAGGGGATATTGAATCTGTTGGCGAAATTCTCTCCATGCATTTGGATGGGATGGATGAACTCAAAGGCGTATGGGGCCTTGCTCTGATGCGCGTGCAGGCCAGCCTACCGGATAGCCTACCGGGGCAAAATGCAACAATTATCCTCTTCGGTGATGTTGAAATTGAACAACATGCTGAAATTACAGAAAATCCGATGCAGGCATTCTACTTGCAAACAGGGCTTGGGCATCCGCGCTGTTCAGAGGTGCCGCAGCATGGTCTGCTCATTCAAACGCCGGAAGGCGCCAGAGAAGTGGCATTCAACATTAACGGGCTGGATATCGTGCTCGGTTCAACTGTGCTCTTCCAGGCATCTGTTGAAGAAGGCATGACGATCACGCCGATTGAAGGCTCTGCTGTCGTGGAGATGGATGGCAAACAGTACCCTGTCGTCGCAGGGACACAGATCCATATCCCTTTGAATGAAAACTTGGAAGCCACGGGCACGCCATCTTTACCAGCGAGCTATACCGAAGAAGCCGTTAACGCCCTACCCATCCAGCTATTAGAGCGTGAGATCGAAACAGCCCCGCCAATGCCAGAAAGTGCTTTACAGAAAACGCTGGATTATCTCCTGCGCGGCGAAGCCCCCTGTGGCACGGATGGCCTTGCAGACTGCGACAGTATGCTGCCTGTCGTGGACCGCATCGCAGATGTCGCGACGGGCATCTTATGGAACGTGGTTTATGATCCCGTGCTCAACGCTGTTGTGCCTTTAAGCAACACGCTGGACCCGGTAACGGGCGCGGTTAGCGATACACTGGAACCTGTAGCCGATGCAGTCAGCGATACGTTGGAACCTGTAACGGACGCAGTTGGCGATACCGTCTCCGGTGTGACAGAGGCCCTACCCGTTGAGGAAACGCTCGATAATGTAACAGAGGTCATAGAGCCCGTAACGGACGCCATCGAACCTGTAACAGAAGCGGTTGGCGATACGGTGGAACAAGTCACAGAACCTATTACAGAACCCGTTCAGGAAGTTCTGGAACCTATTGGCGACGCTATAGCACCGGTCGGTGATGCACTTGAACCTGTTGGCGACGTCGTTGATCCGATTGGAGATGCATTGGCCCCTGTAGGCGAAGCATTGGAGCCAGTGAAGCAAATTACTGAGCCTGTCACCAATGTTGTCGAACCTATAACCGATGTGGCCTGCAAGCCTCTGGGCGGTCTGCTCAACCTTGTTATCACGTGTGATGAGGACTAG
- the lpdA gene encoding dihydrolipoyl dehydrogenase codes for MAKEYDVVIVGAGPGGYIAAVRAGQLGLKTAIIEKKYWGGVCLNVGCIPSKALLHNAEVVSILKNESEELGISGDFSFDYGAAFKRSRQVSERLVKGVHFLMKKNKADEYDGWATFKDANTIDVELNDGKTETLKFKNAIIATGAVDNTLPGVEFSDNVVTWETQIMTDHLPKSIVIAGGGVIGVEFAYVMSNYGVEVTIVEFLDRILPNEDPEISKELTKIYKKMGVTILTGHSVDSVEDSGSGVKVNITDRAKGEKKTVEADKAMVAIGFRPRTQGYGLENTGVKLTERGAIDINEKMQTNVPNIYAIGDVTAKMMLAHVAETMGVIAAENIAGAETVTLDFDFMPRAIYCNPQIGAFGYTEEQAKAKGYDINVAKFPFQVNGKALGLNEPVGWVKVISDKKYGEILGAHMIGPGVTELLPELTLAQRWELTPNEIARNVHSHPTLSEAIKEAAHGLEGHMLNM; via the coding sequence ATGGCGAAAGAGTACGATGTCGTCATCGTAGGTGCTGGGCCTGGTGGCTATATTGCTGCGGTTCGTGCGGGTCAGCTCGGCCTCAAGACGGCCATTATAGAGAAGAAATACTGGGGTGGCGTCTGCTTGAACGTCGGCTGTATCCCTTCAAAAGCGCTGTTGCACAATGCAGAAGTCGTCTCAATTTTGAAGAACGAATCCGAAGAACTGGGTATCAGTGGTGACTTCTCATTCGATTATGGTGCGGCCTTCAAGCGTAGCCGTCAGGTGAGCGAACGCCTGGTGAAGGGCGTGCATTTCTTGATGAAGAAGAACAAAGCCGATGAGTATGATGGCTGGGCGACCTTCAAAGATGCCAACACGATTGATGTTGAACTCAACGATGGCAAGACGGAAACGCTCAAATTCAAGAATGCGATCATTGCGACGGGTGCTGTGGATAACACACTGCCAGGTGTGGAATTCAGCGATAATGTTGTGACCTGGGAAACGCAGATCATGACGGATCATCTGCCTAAGAGCATTGTCATCGCGGGCGGCGGCGTCATTGGCGTTGAATTTGCTTATGTCATGTCTAATTACGGCGTCGAAGTGACCATTGTTGAATTCCTGGATCGTATTCTGCCGAATGAAGACCCGGAAATCAGCAAGGAACTGACCAAGATTTATAAGAAGATGGGCGTGACAATCCTGACCGGCCATAGCGTAGATTCTGTCGAAGATTCCGGCAGTGGGGTAAAGGTCAACATCACGGACCGTGCCAAGGGCGAAAAGAAGACTGTCGAAGCGGATAAGGCCATGGTGGCTATTGGCTTCCGTCCTCGTACCCAGGGCTATGGCCTTGAAAATACAGGTGTCAAGCTGACGGAACGCGGTGCGATTGACATCAACGAAAAGATGCAGACGAACGTGCCCAATATCTACGCGATCGGTGATGTGACGGCCAAGATGATGCTTGCCCATGTCGCTGAGACAATGGGTGTGATCGCTGCGGAGAATATCGCGGGTGCGGAAACCGTCACGCTTGATTTCGACTTCATGCCTCGCGCCATTTACTGCAATCCGCAGATCGGCGCTTTTGGCTATACAGAAGAACAGGCCAAGGCGAAGGGCTACGATATCAACGTCGCTAAATTCCCGTTCCAGGTCAACGGTAAGGCGTTGGGCTTGAATGAACCTGTTGGTTGGGTCAAGGTCATTAGTGATAAGAAGTATGGCGAAATCCTGGGCGCGCATATGATCGGCCCCGGTGTGACCGAACTATTGCCGGAATTGACCTTGGCACAGCGTTGGGAACTAACGCCAAATGAAATTGCACGTAACGTGCATTCTCACCCGACCCTGAGCGAAGCCATCAAGGAAGCTGCTCATGGCCTGGAAGGGCACATGCTGAATATGTAA
- a CDS encoding SAF domain-containing protein yields MNEHDNPFEHDEWSDAINRAQRNEPSHDKLIDALVGLQPQANEATQQQLEDALIQRMKMAHPNGHAPYAQGENQDHQQKEVLAMREDDMWTKQKRTRSRYPWMMATAAVLTLMVLAGALLILTQRGRDVLPYADPISTPTSPVTMGPRASSTPTDTHAGVVSNALDVAQVMTATPTYTPTSTATLTDTATPTLTLTPTFTITPSDTPMPTATHTPTLTMTPMPSDTPTLSSTPSNEASCQILLHSVQSGETLMLIAEMYDTAPEMIWWANKLYDESTGLLQVGDVLVIPTGSCVLMELRRGVAEVPVRSEPVVGDNVIGYWTPEDDLSRVVIQGRYQDWLLFVNYALNFGSETDVIPTGWVSEDYVTITGSEGSLAHLPDLNPFEGQTPAQVMNPVQVLVAAQHISPGVEITRDMLTSEGFLGRSFEEIETFGNADYEAVVGRMAAVPIVEGEIIRTFMLEPDESEAESGDYITIFTALHDVPQGAVIGLDMVAPQTYPAHLVPEGAYIDTASFIDQFARMPIFAGQVLTAQNVGEDLLDLSDFSEAYVKVPMTFVEEIPAGTIIQQDRIIWVYLPRYGDSAGGWEADQAIIEALLAGQAVYTTQTIPPRTLITHDVASISQP; encoded by the coding sequence ATGAATGAACATGATAACCCATTTGAACATGATGAATGGTCTGATGCGATCAATCGTGCGCAGAGAAACGAACCCAGCCACGACAAGCTGATTGATGCCCTGGTTGGCTTGCAGCCGCAGGCAAATGAGGCAACACAACAACAGTTAGAAGATGCCCTGATCCAGCGTATGAAAATGGCCCATCCCAACGGGCATGCGCCTTACGCGCAAGGTGAAAATCAGGATCATCAGCAAAAGGAGGTTCTCGCCATGAGAGAAGATGATATGTGGACGAAACAAAAACGGACCCGAAGCCGCTACCCCTGGATGATGGCAACGGCTGCTGTCTTGACGCTGATGGTCTTAGCAGGCGCCTTGCTGATCCTCACGCAGCGGGGGCGTGATGTCCTGCCTTATGCGGACCCCATCTCGACGCCAACGTCCCCTGTGACGATGGGGCCGAGAGCATCAAGCACGCCAACGGATACACATGCTGGCGTTGTTTCTAACGCGCTGGATGTTGCCCAGGTCATGACAGCGACACCGACGTATACACCGACATCCACCGCCACATTAACGGATACAGCGACGCCCACGTTGACACTGACGCCGACATTTACCATCACGCCATCAGATACGCCCATGCCAACCGCGACTCACACGCCGACCCTGACAATGACACCCATGCCATCCGATACCCCGACGCTGAGTTCCACGCCATCAAACGAGGCATCATGCCAGATATTGCTTCATTCAGTGCAATCGGGTGAGACTTTAATGCTTATCGCAGAGATGTATGATACAGCACCTGAGATGATTTGGTGGGCGAACAAATTATATGATGAGTCTACAGGGCTCCTACAAGTAGGGGATGTGTTGGTGATTCCTACGGGGTCCTGTGTCCTCATGGAATTGCGACGCGGTGTGGCAGAGGTGCCCGTGCGTTCTGAGCCTGTCGTAGGCGATAATGTCATAGGCTATTGGACGCCAGAAGATGATCTGTCGCGGGTTGTCATCCAAGGCCGCTACCAGGATTGGCTCTTGTTCGTGAATTATGCGCTGAATTTTGGCAGTGAGACGGATGTCATTCCTACAGGATGGGTGTCTGAGGATTATGTGACTATAACGGGCTCTGAAGGTTCGTTGGCTCATCTGCCGGACCTAAACCCGTTTGAGGGGCAAACGCCCGCCCAGGTTATGAATCCGGTGCAGGTGCTTGTAGCAGCACAGCATATATCCCCAGGTGTGGAAATTACACGCGATATGCTCACGTCTGAGGGCTTCCTGGGGCGCAGTTTTGAGGAGATAGAAACATTTGGCAATGCAGACTATGAAGCTGTCGTCGGCAGAATGGCAGCGGTTCCTATTGTTGAAGGGGAGATCATACGGACTTTTATGCTGGAGCCTGATGAATCAGAAGCCGAGTCAGGCGACTATATAACCATCTTCACGGCTTTGCATGATGTACCCCAGGGGGCGGTCATCGGCCTGGATATGGTCGCTCCGCAAACATACCCGGCTCACCTCGTGCCGGAAGGTGCTTACATAGATACAGCATCGTTCATAGATCAATTCGCTCGGATGCCGATCTTCGCCGGGCAGGTGTTAACAGCGCAAAACGTCGGCGAGGATTTGCTCGACCTGTCCGATTTTTCGGAGGCTTACGTCAAAGTGCCTATGACCTTCGTCGAGGAAATTCCGGCGGGGACGATTATTCAGCAAGATCGTATCATCTGGGTTTATCTACCTCGTTATGGTGATTCTGCTGGCGGATGGGAAGCGGACCAGGCGATTATTGAAGCACTTCTCGCAGGTCAGGCTGTCTATACAACGCAGACAATCCCACCACGAACCTTGATCACCCACGATGTGGCATCCATTAGCCAACCCTGA
- a CDS encoding RNA polymerase sigma factor, whose amino-acid sequence MSASPRDTLPDQPPDEHNALNDEAQLIQAAVYQPEAFRRLYRHYYPRVFAYVAARVGRKQDAEDITATIFMRVVSALPGFNDRGPGSFAGWLFRIASNEVAQFYRNQHRSSNVPLDELPDLPSHALTPDDVISRKELFKQLHAQIQTLSPRRQEVVTLRFFAGLRNQEIAVVLGLDERTVASHLVRALNDLKHKFALNDDRTNDDSALTQEDIIHE is encoded by the coding sequence TTGAGCGCATCACCAAGAGATACTTTGCCAGATCAACCGCCTGATGAACACAACGCACTGAACGATGAGGCTCAGCTTATCCAGGCAGCAGTATATCAGCCGGAAGCCTTCCGCAGGCTTTACCGACATTACTATCCCCGTGTGTTTGCTTACGTTGCAGCCCGCGTGGGGCGTAAGCAAGATGCTGAAGATATTACGGCAACGATCTTTATGCGCGTTGTTAGCGCGCTGCCAGGCTTTAATGATCGTGGGCCGGGTAGCTTTGCCGGGTGGCTCTTCCGCATCGCTAGCAATGAAGTGGCTCAATTTTACCGTAACCAGCATCGCAGCAGTAATGTGCCGCTTGATGAACTCCCGGATTTACCATCTCATGCGCTGACGCCAGATGACGTCATCAGCCGCAAAGAATTATTCAAACAGCTACACGCACAGATCCAGACCTTATCACCACGTCGCCAAGAGGTTGTGACGCTGCGCTTTTTCGCTGGGTTGCGTAATCAAGAGATTGCCGTCGTGCTTGGCCTGGATGAGCGTACGGTTGCTAGCCATTTGGTCCGTGCGCTGAACGATCTGAAGCATAAGTTCGCCTTAAATGACGATCGTACAAATGACGATAGTGCCCTCACGCAGGAAGACATCATCCATGAATGA
- a CDS encoding TrmH family RNA methyltransferase, protein MVEQITSTQNQRVKLTKTLQTKARARRGERKMVLEGHRLIGDALSRNRRPLFAFYSESNEGTPLLNQLRAAGTELLPASDDVVKYVSDTENTSGLVGVFTIPMPELPNNPLRMLVLDAVREPGNMGTILRTAGAAGVELVILSPGCVDPYNPKVLRSGMGAHFRVPIVEASWQEIATFCESTQIFVATGDAEERYTSVDWTQPWTLIIGNEAHGVSDNARALGGIPVAIPMAESTESLNAAGATAVILFEAVRQRSIS, encoded by the coding sequence ATGGTTGAACAGATTACCAGCACGCAGAACCAGCGTGTGAAGCTGACCAAAACCCTGCAAACGAAGGCGCGCGCCCGGCGTGGTGAGCGCAAAATGGTGCTGGAAGGGCATCGGCTGATTGGGGATGCGCTCTCACGCAATCGTCGTCCTTTGTTTGCATTTTACAGTGAATCCAACGAGGGGACGCCGCTGCTCAACCAACTGCGCGCTGCGGGGACGGAACTGCTCCCGGCTAGTGATGACGTTGTTAAGTACGTTAGCGATACAGAGAATACATCCGGGCTGGTGGGTGTGTTCACGATCCCCATGCCAGAACTGCCAAATAACCCTTTACGTATGCTCGTGCTGGATGCTGTGCGTGAACCAGGCAATATGGGCACGATTCTGCGGACGGCAGGCGCCGCGGGCGTCGAACTGGTCATCCTCAGCCCTGGCTGTGTCGATCCTTATAATCCTAAGGTGCTGCGCAGCGGAATGGGGGCGCACTTCCGAGTGCCGATTGTGGAAGCAAGCTGGCAGGAAATTGCGACGTTTTGTGAATCCACACAGATTTTTGTCGCGACGGGCGATGCTGAAGAGCGCTATACCTCCGTTGATTGGACGCAGCCATGGACGCTCATCATTGGCAACGAAGCCCACGGCGTGAGCGATAATGCGCGGGCATTGGGTGGCATCCCGGTTGCGATCCCTATGGCAGAATCCACCGAGTCGCTCAATGCGGCGGGTGCGACGGCTGTAATTCTCTTTGAGGCTGTGCGCCAGCGCAGCATATCGTAA
- the rplT gene encoding 50S ribosomal protein L20: MPRARTGFVRRRKHKKVLKMTKGQWGTRGRLFKRSNEAMLKSLFYAYRDRRQRRRQLRRLWIVRINAAARINGLSYSRFMYGLKQAGVEMDRKVMADLAVRDAVAFSKLAEVSQAHQ, translated from the coding sequence ATGCCTAGAGCACGCACCGGCTTTGTGCGCCGCCGTAAGCACAAAAAAGTACTGAAGATGACAAAAGGCCAATGGGGTACCCGTGGCCGCCTGTTCAAGCGTTCGAACGAGGCTATGCTCAAGAGCCTGTTCTATGCTTACCGTGACCGCCGTCAGCGGCGGCGTCAACTGCGCCGTCTGTGGATTGTGCGCATCAATGCAGCAGCTCGCATCAATGGCCTGTCCTACAGCCGCTTTATGTACGGCTTGAAGCAGGCGGGTGTTGAGATGGATCGCAAAGTCATGGCCGACCTGGCTGTGCGTGATGCGGTTGCTTTCAGCAAGCTGGCAGAAGTCAGCCAGGCGCATCAGTAA
- the rpmI gene encoding 50S ribosomal protein L35, with the protein MAKKKQKKYKLKTHKATAKRFRTTGSGKVVRTKGGKSHFRRRRSSRVKQQLDKMQLVSQPATLKRIRRLAPYLGLYKANPPA; encoded by the coding sequence GTGGCGAAGAAAAAGCAGAAGAAGTACAAGCTGAAGACACACAAGGCAACGGCGAAGCGCTTCCGTACTACGGGTAGTGGTAAGGTTGTGCGTACAAAGGGTGGTAAGAGCCACTTCCGTCGTCGTCGCTCATCGCGCGTCAAGCAGCAGTTGGATAAGATGCAACTGGTTTCCCAGCCGGCGACCCTCAAGCGGATTCGCAGGTTGGCACCGTATCTGGGTCTGTATAAGGCCAACCCACCCGCGTAA
- the infC gene encoding translation initiation factor IF-3 — MSGSDYRINQEIRAREVRLIVEEAGEKGPTSRNVGIVPLREALGMATERGLDLVEVAPEANPPVCKVMDFGKFQYEQKRKEKRAKKNQVKIEVKEIQLKPKTDDYHLGISLKRARKWLEEGKKVKVRLRFRGREITHSHIGRERLEGVKDELSDVSVVEQMPNMEGRDMLMVLAPIAEKK, encoded by the coding sequence ATTTCCGGCTCCGATTATCGTATCAATCAAGAGATCCGCGCGCGTGAAGTGCGCCTAATTGTGGAAGAAGCTGGCGAAAAAGGCCCTACGTCCCGCAATGTCGGCATTGTACCGCTGCGCGAAGCCCTGGGTATGGCTACCGAACGTGGCCTCGATCTGGTAGAGGTTGCGCCCGAAGCCAACCCGCCTGTCTGTAAAGTCATGGATTTTGGCAAGTTCCAGTACGAGCAAAAGCGTAAAGAGAAACGCGCCAAAAAGAACCAGGTCAAAATCGAAGTTAAGGAAATCCAGCTTAAGCCCAAGACAGATGATTATCATCTTGGCATTAGCCTCAAGCGGGCGCGCAAATGGCTGGAAGAAGGTAAAAAAGTGAAGGTCCGTCTTCGTTTCCGCGGTCGTGAGATTACACATTCTCACATTGGTCGTGAACGACTCGAGGGCGTTAAAGATGAACTTAGTGATGTCAGCGTGGTCGAGCAAATGCCGAACATGGAAGGCCGTGACATGCTCATGGTCCTGGCGCCGATCGCTGAAAAGAAATAA
- a CDS encoding extracellular solute-binding protein: MQWIPHQRNNRKSKHQRTVPRFFIINYFLLLGCLSFATVVVGQDSTATPASEPTPTLIPEVQTMRIWWPDTLYPPDDPTITSVLQGQTDAFAERMDVQIETRIKSDQEIGGLMAMLRSADTVAPAALPDVTLLRRQDLVAAQRLGIIHSLEGRFSTGVIGSLESTLSLGQISEELYGLPYMVQVLHVVYPDSTEIPANAAWDYESWFERGDSLVFPGRRTRGINDVFYLQYLASGGSLLRDGTLTFNPASLTQTLSFYEQASNEGLIDGFVLNYGSSQDYMAEFLRGELPSAVFNSSTYFRILQQMPNVGIGPIPTDEGDTITLLDGWMWVITTTNSDQRQLAIDYITDMMSAENQIEAANALLMVPSRRSVLEQSLPEGVDVAFYRTLLNNARLPLADSQGGTLARAMQEAFASVVTKEQSAEDAAEQVVNQETRN; encoded by the coding sequence ATGCAATGGATACCGCATCAACGAAATAACAGAAAAAGCAAGCATCAGCGTACTGTGCCGCGCTTTTTTATCATAAACTACTTCCTGCTGCTTGGTTGCTTGAGCTTTGCCACTGTTGTGGTAGGGCAAGATAGCACGGCGACCCCTGCTAGCGAGCCAACCCCGACCCTGATCCCGGAGGTGCAAACCATGCGCATCTGGTGGCCGGATACGCTTTATCCTCCTGATGATCCGACGATTACGAGCGTCTTACAAGGACAGACGGATGCCTTTGCTGAGCGCATGGATGTGCAAATTGAGACGCGTATCAAGAGTGACCAGGAAATTGGCGGCCTTATGGCGATGCTGCGCTCTGCTGATACAGTCGCGCCTGCTGCACTGCCGGATGTCACCCTGCTGCGCCGGCAAGACCTGGTTGCAGCTCAGCGCTTGGGCATTATCCACTCGTTGGAAGGCCGATTTTCTACAGGTGTTATCGGCAGTCTGGAATCGACATTAAGCCTGGGGCAGATTTCAGAAGAGTTATATGGCCTGCCTTATATGGTGCAGGTGCTGCATGTGGTTTACCCAGATTCAACAGAAATCCCGGCGAATGCAGCCTGGGACTATGAAAGCTGGTTCGAACGCGGTGATAGCCTTGTCTTCCCCGGACGACGGACACGTGGCATCAATGATGTGTTTTATCTGCAATATCTGGCATCCGGCGGCAGTTTACTGCGCGATGGCACGCTGACGTTTAACCCGGCTTCGCTGACGCAGACGCTCTCATTTTATGAGCAGGCTAGCAATGAGGGGCTTATTGATGGCTTTGTCTTGAATTATGGCTCCTCACAGGATTACATGGCTGAATTTTTGCGTGGGGAGTTGCCCTCTGCTGTTTTCAATTCTTCGACGTATTTCCGTATTTTGCAGCAGATGCCAAATGTGGGTATCGGGCCTATCCCAACAGATGAAGGCGACACGATTACGCTGCTGGACGGCTGGATGTGGGTCATCACAACGACGAATTCTGATCAGCGCCAGCTAGCGATTGATTACATCACAGATATGATGAGCGCCGAGAACCAGATTGAGGCTGCAAATGCATTGCTGATGGTTCCTTCGCGGCGTAGTGTGCTGGAACAAAGCTTGCCAGAAGGTGTTGACGTTGCTTTCTACCGGACGCTGCTCAATAATGCGCGGCTGCCATTAGCGGATAGCCAGGGCGGGACCCTGGCACGTGCTATGCAAGAGGCGTTTGCTTCTGTCGTCACGAAAGAACAGAGCGCTGAGGATGCGGCTGAGCAGGTCGTCAACCAGGAGACACGTAACTAA
- a CDS encoding response regulator encodes MTTILHLEDDGPLRDILAKAVKNTAPDIVLEQFTTSNQVLTYLEDHIMSVDLFILDIRVNGEMDGLELSQKIREMGSHRPIIITSAYIKPQPTKLRELNARWMAKPWHILELADTIIPLAISKL; translated from the coding sequence ATGACGACTATTTTACATTTGGAAGATGATGGTCCATTGCGCGATATCCTGGCAAAAGCAGTCAAAAATACTGCGCCAGATATTGTATTGGAACAGTTCACAACCAGTAACCAGGTACTGACTTATTTGGAAGATCATATCATGAGTGTGGATCTATTCATCCTGGATATTCGTGTAAACGGAGAAATGGACGGCCTGGAGCTCAGCCAGAAGATACGCGAGATGGGGTCCCACCGCCCGATCATCATCACATCTGCTTACATCAAACCACAGCCCACCAAACTCAGGGAGCTTAATGCCCGTTGGATGGCGAAGCCGTGGCACATCCTGGAACTTGCCGATACGATAATCCCCTTGGCAATATCCAAGCTCTAA
- a CDS encoding LacI family DNA-binding transcriptional regulator has product MTPKKKTVTIRDVAKLANVSYQTVSLVINNKPGVSVKTRKRILRLMDELDYRPNHAAQMLTTNRSQTLELILVDIEHSGRLAESTKRMAHAAKQTGYNLLVSETTEEELGATLDSARARLVDGVVLYAPLLWMEDDVLEALSHDLPLVRRDYRPGSRLAWVGFDQVYAARLAVEHLIQLGHRQIAAIPPKTQILNGHWRYTAWENVIQENGLEPGPVAFGDYSMESGYQAALKLIQSGERFTAVVVGTDGMAMGALRGFRECGLNVPDDVSVVGFDNSELSRYTDPLLTTVEFKFIKQDELAVRYLVDLLTDPTMELHQRVLLPNLIVRDSTRQFESP; this is encoded by the coding sequence ATGACGCCGAAGAAGAAAACCGTTACCATCCGTGATGTTGCCAAGTTAGCGAATGTCTCATATCAAACGGTATCCCTTGTGATCAATAACAAGCCAGGGGTTTCTGTTAAGACGCGTAAACGCATTTTGCGCCTGATGGATGAATTAGACTATCGCCCGAACCACGCAGCCCAGATGCTGACGACCAATCGCTCTCAGACGTTAGAGCTTATCCTTGTTGATATTGAACACAGTGGCCGCCTAGCGGAATCTACTAAGCGCATGGCTCACGCGGCAAAACAGACGGGGTACAACCTCCTCGTTTCTGAAACGACTGAAGAAGAATTGGGTGCGACGCTGGATAGCGCCAGGGCACGCCTTGTAGATGGTGTGGTCCTGTATGCGCCTTTGCTATGGATGGAAGATGATGTCCTGGAGGCGCTCAGCCATGACTTGCCCCTCGTTCGCCGTGACTATCGCCCTGGGTCCAGGTTGGCGTGGGTAGGTTTTGACCAGGTTTATGCGGCGCGGTTGGCTGTTGAGCATTTGATTCAGCTCGGCCATCGACAGATTGCAGCGATTCCCCCAAAAACCCAGATACTGAATGGACACTGGCGTTATACGGCCTGGGAGAACGTCATTCAGGAAAATGGTCTTGAACCAGGGCCTGTCGCTTTTGGGGATTACTCTATGGAGAGTGGTTATCAGGCTGCCTTAAAGCTCATTCAGTCTGGGGAGCGTTTTACGGCTGTGGTTGTTGGGACGGATGGCATGGCTATGGGGGCGTTGCGCGGCTTTAGGGAATGTGGGCTGAACGTACCAGATGATGTTTCCGTCGTCGGCTTCGACAATTCGGAACTATCCCGCTATACAGACCCTCTTCTGACAACTGTCGAGTTTAAGTTCATCAAACAGGATGAACTGGCCGTGCGCTATCTTGTGGATTTACTAACGGACCCGACGATGGAACTGCATCAACGGGTGTTACTGCCGAATCTCATCGTTCGTGATAGCACACGGCAGTTTGAGAGCCCCTAG